A stretch of the Clostridiales bacterium genome encodes the following:
- a CDS encoding ABC transporter ATP-binding protein, with the protein MAIVEFKDVSRVYRNGEHEQRALDHVNLSLDEGQFIVILGPSGAGKSTLLNMLGGLDSPTEGTILVGGKDISTLTPNELAEYRAANVGFIFQSYNLIPTLTVIENVALVKEIAPNPLSSHDMLKAVGLEDHIHNFPSELSGGEQQRVSIARALTKNPRILLCDEPTGALDSETGVLVLKLLLSMARDMGKTIIIVTHNQNIAKMADVVVRVKNGKIKSCEKQEHPLAVEEVDW; encoded by the coding sequence ATGGCAATTGTTGAGTTCAAGGATGTATCCCGGGTATACCGCAACGGCGAGCACGAGCAGCGGGCGCTGGACCACGTGAACCTGTCCCTGGATGAAGGGCAGTTTATTGTGATCCTGGGGCCCAGCGGTGCGGGCAAAAGCACGCTGCTGAATATGCTCGGCGGGCTGGACAGTCCGACCGAAGGCACCATTCTCGTCGGAGGAAAGGATATCTCAACCCTCACTCCCAACGAACTGGCGGAATACCGTGCCGCCAATGTCGGCTTCATCTTCCAGAGCTATAACCTGATCCCCACCCTGACTGTCATCGAGAATGTGGCGCTCGTCAAGGAAATCGCGCCCAATCCGCTTTCCAGCCATGACATGCTGAAGGCCGTCGGCCTGGAGGATCATATCCACAACTTCCCCTCCGAGCTTTCCGGCGGAGAACAGCAGCGGGTGTCCATTGCCCGGGCGCTGACGAAGAATCCCCGGATCCTCCTGTGCGATGAGCCCACCGGCGCGCTGGATTCCGAAACCGGCGTCCTCGTGCTGAAGCTCCTGCTGTCCATGGCCCGGGATATGGGCAAGACCATCATCATCGTCACCCATAACCAGAACATCGCGAAGATGGCGGATGTTGTGGTCCGCGTCAAAAACGGAAAAATCAAATCCTGTGAGAAACAGGAACATCCCCTGGCAGTGGAAGAGGTGGATTGGTAA